A region of Moorena producens PAL-8-15-08-1 DNA encodes the following proteins:
- a CDS encoding IS4 family transposase, translating into MDQPGNKSEIFQDIRHAKRLRKTLVVLSEHPGETVPKASGNASNSQSIYRFWSNEKVTRTQILASHKEGVVRRCVEAGVVLAIQDTTDLEYTTHEATKGLGYINQTLQQGIKVHSCIAVSAKGKPLGLLHQQSWTRKHRSGLKKERKKKAIQEKESYRWLETVKGAEEGLAEKAKLIHVADREADIFELFAQKRSANSELLILREYNRRVKEEMGYLLPMIEQRPILGTMTINLERNPKRPARQASLQIRGIRVTLEVPQHHPKPHNLHPVEINVLLVEETEKPADGSQPIRWLLLTTLPIDDFQKAWQCVQWYSYRWLIERFHFTLKSG; encoded by the coding sequence TTGGATCAGCCAGGAAATAAATCCGAAATTTTTCAGGACATACGTCATGCCAAAAGATTGAGAAAGACACTTGTGGTCTTAAGCGAGCATCCAGGAGAAACAGTACCAAAAGCGAGTGGTAATGCCAGCAACAGCCAAAGTATTTACAGATTTTGGTCAAATGAGAAAGTGACAAGAACACAAATATTGGCTTCACACAAGGAAGGCGTAGTGAGGAGATGTGTGGAAGCAGGAGTAGTGCTGGCAATACAGGACACGACCGACTTGGAGTATACGACACATGAAGCCACAAAAGGTTTGGGATATATAAATCAGACCCTTCAACAAGGAATTAAAGTTCATAGCTGTATAGCGGTCAGTGCCAAAGGAAAACCATTAGGACTGCTACATCAACAGAGTTGGACCAGAAAGCACAGGAGTGGTTTGAAAAAAGAACGCAAGAAAAAAGCGATTCAAGAAAAAGAAAGTTATCGATGGTTAGAGACAGTTAAGGGAGCTGAAGAAGGACTAGCGGAAAAAGCCAAGCTCATACATGTTGCAGATCGTGAGGCTGATATCTTCGAGTTATTCGCCCAAAAGCGTTCTGCTAATAGCGAATTACTGATTCTTCGAGAGTATAATCGCAGGGTGAAAGAGGAGATGGGATATCTGTTACCGATGATTGAACAAAGACCAATTTTAGGTACAATGACCATCAACTTAGAGCGTAATCCCAAACGTCCAGCTCGTCAGGCATCATTACAAATCCGAGGGATAAGAGTCACTTTGGAAGTGCCTCAACATCATCCCAAACCCCACAATCTCCATCCAGTGGAAATCAACGTACTACTGGTAGAAGAAACTGAGAAACCGGCTGATGGTAGTCAACCCATTCGTTGGTTGTTGCTCACAACTCTACCAATTGACGACTTCCAAAAAGCTTGGCAATGCGTGCAGTGGTATAGTTATCGATGGCTCATCGAACGCTTTCACTTTACCCTTAAAAGTGGCTGA